Part of the Bacillus sp. THAF10 genome is shown below.
CAGGTGCGGGATTACATATCCAGGCTTGCGAGGGTGACAGATGATGATGTCTGAAAAAAGAAGAATGCACCCCGCGGCCATTGTGGTTGGTTTTTTCAAGCAGCTTCGTGAGCTGTTGTTTCCCATCATTATTTTTGTGTTCTTTGGCAGCACCGGAGACGGTTTTTTTGGTGGTATTTACATCATTGTGATGGGTATTTGGTTACTGGGACTGATTGCCATTGGAATTGTATCTTGGTACCGCTTCTTTTATTGGATAGAAGATGGAGAACTGCGAATTGAATCTGGAATATTCGTGAAAAAACGACGCTTTATTCGTATGGAGAGAATTCAGACCATTGATTCGTCTGAGGGGATTATTCAGAGAATTTTCGGTTTGGTAAAGGTCCAGGTTGAAACGGCGGGTGGAACTACGGAAGCGGAGGCTATCTTCACGGCGGTTACAAAGGAAGAAGCAGGTCTGCTAAAGGAAGAACTGCTAACCAAAAGAAAAACAGTGGAAACGATGGACGATACAGATCTACCTTTTGGAGAGGAATCTTCCTTTCCATCACCAAAAGGTCCTGAGTATAAAATATCCTTTAAATCCTTATTTATCGTGGGGACCACTTCTGGTGGAATAGGTGTGGTTTTATCTGCAGTAGCAGCCTTTCTATCTCAATTCGATCAGGTGGTACCGTATGAACAGCTGATGAATCGTTTTGGCAGTTTCCTGCAGGCGGGGGTCTATTTAATTGCCACCCTTGTATTTGTCGTATTGTTTTTATCGTGGTTAATTTCCATTGCTTTAACGATGATTAAGTATGGAAATTTTACCGTCAAAAAGCAAGAGGATGAGCTTCATATTTCTCGAGGGCTTATAGAAAAACGGCAGCTAACCATTCCGTTAGAGAGAATCCAAGCCATAAGAATTTCTCAAAATATTTTACGACAGCCATTTGGACTTGCCACGGTGTATGTGGAAAGTGCGGGGAGCTCCGGTGGCAAGGAAGCGGATTTTTCAACCATCTTGTTTCCGCTAATGAAACTGTCGGAAGTAGAGAAGCATCTTGCCGATTTTGTGCCTATATACAAGCTTTCAATTCAGAAGAACGGGTTGCCAAAGCGTTCTTTGATTAGGTATCTGTTGAGGCTAACCCTGCCAGCGTTCCTGATTTCTGCTCCTATCGCATACTTTTTTCAGCCATACGGGGCGTTTGCGTTTATCACCGTCGTTCTTGCTCTGCTTTTAGGCTATAGTCAATATAAGCATGCGGGCTGGTTTGTTCATGATCAGCAGCTTCAGCTTTCCTATCGCCATTTGAGTAAGAATACCGTCCTAATGAACAAAAAGCGCATTCAGTCTTTTGAGCTTAAAGAATCGTTTTTTCAAGGGAAAAGAGAGCTGTACACCATTAATGCAGCGATAAAAACGGGAAATGGTGGCAAGCGTTTTCGAGTGGTTGATGTGGAAAATGTGGATGGAGCAAAGGTGTTTGAATGGTATTCCTATGATAAAAAGCAAGGGAACGTGGTGTAGACTGCCATCTCCCTTGCTTTTTTCCATTATAAAAGCTCTTTTCTGTTTAAAACTCCTCCACGAAAAGAGCACGACAACAACGTGGTTGTCGTGCTCTTAACTTTACGCAGTAGCAACAAACTTCTCGAAAATAGCCATTATATATAACGACTTAAAATTCCGATAAGAACCAAGGCGATGAGAACCACCCAAACGATGGTGCTCTTTGGGTTTCGTGCTCCAGAGGGTCTGCCGAAATTAGGGAAAATCGATTTCAGGTTTCGCGGCCGTGTTGCCGCTCCTCTTCCTAAGAAAAAGGGAGCTAACACCGTTCCGCCAAAGAACCCGAACAGATGGGCAACGGCATTGACGTTTTGGTTTAAAAAGGTCATGACAAGTCCGATCACTAAAATGGTGAGGATGACTTGAGAGTTTGCTGCATCGAGTAAGTCAGGACGTAAGAAGACCATGTAAAAATATAAACCGAAAATCGCGAAGATGGCACCTGATGCTCCTAGGTGGAGATAAATTTCAGGGCGGAGCAAGAGGGTTGCAACATTGGCGATGATGCCTCCTAGTAAATAGAAAGCGATAAATTTACCTTTTCCTAGCATTCTCTCTACTGCTGGTCCAAAAAGCACAAGAGAAAGCGAGTTAAATAAGAAATGCGTCAGGCTTGCATGTAAAAATATCGGCGTAACGAGGCGCCAATATTCTCCTTGCCACACGAGCATATTAAAGCCGATTGTAAGGTTGTAAAAAGTGCCGGAAAATTGGACAACCAACCATAAAACAAGATGGATTGCCACAATTGTGGTGATAATAGGATATAATCTTATAAATGTACGAAAGTTTTCCGTTCGGACAAACATATGTATCTCATCCCTTCTATATAAGTTAGATTACCATTTTCGTCGTGAAAAGTCTTTTTGTGAGATTTTAACTATACCATTACTATATGAGAAAGGTTGGTCAGAGTATGATTATAGGGACAGGAATTGATATTGTGGAACTGAGTCGCATCGAGAGGCTCATGAATCGCCAGCCAAATTTTATCGATCGTATTTTAACAGCATCAGAGAAGGAAATCTTTGAGAGGCTCACTGGGAAGAGAAGCGTCGAGTACTTAGCAGGGCGATTTGCTGCCAAAGAGGCGTATTCCAAAGCCAACGGGACTGGCATTGGCAAGGAGCTTAGTTTTCACGATATGACGATTAGGACAACGGATAAGGGAAAGCCTTATTTTGTGCAACCTAACGCTCATCATGTGCATCTTTCTATCTCGCATAGTGAGCATTACGCGATAGCACAAGTAATTATTGAAAGCTTGTCAAGCTAGTCTGCATATTCCCCAAATGTCACTCATATACATAGTTCAGAAAGGAGACAAGGTGTACAAGTAAGAGCTGCCAATTGCCTGCGATATGAAAAAGAAGCAGCAAGCTGTCACTCTTCATTCTCACTTTTCTCTATGAATCATGTAATTATGGCAAAGGGGATGAAAAATTTGAGAAAAGCATGGCTATTATTGTTGGTTGGCCTTGTGAGTATCCTTGTTCTCGCAGGGTGTGGTACAAAATCAAAAGAAGACGTTACAGCTGCGTTAGGCGCCAAGGTAGAAGAGATGAAGGGCTATCAATCTAATGCAAAAATGACGTTGCAAACTGGAGCGGAGCCACAGGTTTACGAGGTGCAAATCGGGCATAACAAACCGAACTACTACAAGGTAAACTTGAAAAATGCCGCCAAAGACCAAAGTCAAATCATCATCCGCAACGATGAGGGAGTATTTGTTTTAACACCAGCTTTAAACAAGAGCTTCCGCTTCCACAGCGAATGGCCGCAAAACAGCAGTCAGGCATACTTATTTGAATCACTTGTAAATGACATTAAGAACGATCCAGAGGCCACCTTCACCGCAACCGAAGAACACTATGTGTTTGAAACAAAAACCAATTATCAAAACAATAAATTACTGCCAACACAAGAAATTACATTAAGGAAAAGTGACCTTTCCCCAGTATCGGTAAAAGTCATGGATCCAGATAAAAAAGCCTTAGTGCTTGTGGAATTCTCTGACTTTGAGTTTGATGCAAGCTTTGATGCGGATGCTTTTGATGTGAAAAAGAACATGACAAGCGCACGGATGGAGCTTCCTACTTCAGGTCAGGTGAGTGAGGAAAACGATGGGGCCTTTACTGTGATGACTCCAATGGATACGCCAGCCGGCAGTGTGCTGAAAGAGCAAGCAGAAGTGGAAACAGCTAATGGCAAGCGCGTGGTGATGACGTGGGAAGGCGATAAAACCTTCACCCTGATTCAGGAAAAATCTCGTTATGCCGAGGTGCCAACCGCACAGTTTGTGAACGGCCACATTGCGGATCTAGGGTTTACAGTGGGTGCTATGACGGACAACAGTATCACCTGGAGCCACGAAGGCATTGACTTTACCCTCGTTTCCAAAGACCTATCGCAGGAAGAATTGATGATGGTTGCACGCTCCATGCAGGGTGCAGCAGTGAAATAGAGTAGTTACCTCCCCCGCTTTAGAGGCGGGGGTTATTTTTTTGGAATTTGCAGTTGGGGTAATTTTGTATTTTTGGATAGGATCTAAAATCGAGGTTTTTGGATTGAATAACGGTCACTGCGGATTAATTATAGGCCTTTCCGAATTAAAAACGGCTCCAACCGGATTAATTTTTGCACTTTCCCTCCCCCCTATAAAAATTTACGCGAACTTCTGTTACCTCGCATGACTTTTCTCCGCAATTCCGTTATGATATTACATATTTAAACGAATTGAAGGAAGTGCTGTTAAGATGTCAAGCTTTCATCGGGACACATGGGTTGAAGTAAATTTAGACAATATATATGAAAATGTACGTGCCATTCAGAAGCATGTCACACAAGATGTCACCGTCATAGCGGTAGTGAAAGCAAATGCATACGGACATGGTGATGCTCAGGTGGCGAATACGGCATTAGAAGCAGGTGCGAAATACCTTGCTGTTTCGTTTCTTGATGAGGCAATGTCACTTAGAAAGCAAGGAGTGAACGCGCCAATTCTTGTGCTTGGAGCCTCCAGAGTTACCGATGTGCCGCTTGCTGCTGAAGAAAACATTACCCTCACTGTTTTTCAAAAAGATTGGGTAAAAGATGCCATCGATTTTTATAAGGACAACCAAAAAATTCGTCTCCATTTAAAGCTTGATACGGGAATGGGGAGAATAGGCACGAGAGACAAAGAAGAAATAAATGAAATCCTCAGGCTTGTAGAAATGGCCCCGTCTTTTGAACTTGAGGGGATTTATACTCACTTTGCAACAGCGGATGAGCTAGATTCCGATTATGTGGAAAAGCAATTTGCGAAATTTGAAAACCTCTTAGCTGACATCACAAAAAACCATAACATTTCGATGATTCATTGCGGCAACAGCGCAGCCACATTAAGATTTCCAACGCGAATGTTCAATGCGGTACGGGTAGGAATTGCGATGTATGGGCTAACTCCATCTCCAGAAATGGCCCCAACCTTGCCGTTTCCACTAAAAGAAGCGTTTTCCCTCCATACAAAGCTTGTTCACGTCAAAAAGCTTAGTCAGGGTGAAAGCGTAAGTTACGGTGCGACATACAAGACAGAAGACGAAGAATGGATTGGGACCGTTCCTGTAGGCTATGCGGACGGATGGATCAGAAAATTACAGGGAATGAACGTATTGGTTGATGGCAAGCTTGTTCCAATTGTTGGTAGAATATGCATGGATCAGTTTATGATAAAGCTGCCTTATGAGCTTCCTATCGGAACAAACGTAACGTTAATCGGATCGCAAAACGAGCATACTATCAGCTCAGATGATGTCGCTCAAAAGCTAGAAACCATCAACTATGAGGTCCCATGCATGATTAGCTACAGGGTGCCGCGCATGTTTTTCAGAAATGGGAGTATAATGGAAGTGAGGAATTACCTACAGGACAAACCAGCCTCTATGAATTAAATGGCAACCAACTGCATAAAAAAAGGAAATTAAAGTGATAATAGTGAGGAATTCGTTAATTGGACTTTGCAACAGGCAGCAATGATGGTATTATGGAATATGGAATAGTATTATGTGTCTGTAGTTCTTGGAGGTGTATGCTGTGTCTGAATCCAGCGCAACAACTGAAATCTTAATTCGATTACCTCAAAACTTAGTATCGGAATTAGATGGTTTGGTAAAACAAGAAAACGGCAATCGAAATGACTTAATTTTTCAAGCAACGAAAATGTATCTACGCGAGCGTAAAAAGAGACAAATTCGCGAGTCTATGAGACGCGGGTACATGGAGATGTCCAAAATTAATCTAAACATTGCATCTGAAGCTTTCTTGGCTGAATACGAGGCGGAGCACACGGTTGAACGCTTAGTAAGCGGGGGGTAATCATTTGATTGTCAAACGTGGTGACGTTTATTTTGCTGATTTATCCCCGGTTGTTGGGTCTGAGCAAGGAGGCGTTCGACCAGTACTTGTCATCCAAAATGATATCGGAAATCGCTTTAGCCCGACCGTTATAGTAGCTGCCATTACTGCTCAAATTCAAAAA
Proteins encoded:
- a CDS encoding PH domain-containing protein; translation: MMMSEKRRMHPAAIVVGFFKQLRELLFPIIIFVFFGSTGDGFFGGIYIIVMGIWLLGLIAIGIVSWYRFFYWIEDGELRIESGIFVKKRRFIRMERIQTIDSSEGIIQRIFGLVKVQVETAGGTTEAEAIFTAVTKEEAGLLKEELLTKRKTVETMDDTDLPFGEESSFPSPKGPEYKISFKSLFIVGTTSGGIGVVLSAVAAFLSQFDQVVPYEQLMNRFGSFLQAGVYLIATLVFVVLFLSWLISIALTMIKYGNFTVKKQEDELHISRGLIEKRQLTIPLERIQAIRISQNILRQPFGLATVYVESAGSSGGKEADFSTILFPLMKLSEVEKHLADFVPIYKLSIQKNGLPKRSLIRYLLRLTLPAFLISAPIAYFFQPYGAFAFITVVLALLLGYSQYKHAGWFVHDQQLQLSYRHLSKNTVLMNKKRIQSFELKESFFQGKRELYTINAAIKTGNGGKRFRVVDVENVDGAKVFEWYSYDKKQGNVV
- a CDS encoding rhomboid family intramembrane serine protease, whose translation is MFVRTENFRTFIRLYPIITTIVAIHLVLWLVVQFSGTFYNLTIGFNMLVWQGEYWRLVTPIFLHASLTHFLFNSLSLVLFGPAVERMLGKGKFIAFYLLGGIIANVATLLLRPEIYLHLGASGAIFAIFGLYFYMVFLRPDLLDAANSQVILTILVIGLVMTFLNQNVNAVAHLFGFFGGTVLAPFFLGRGAATRPRNLKSIFPNFGRPSGARNPKSTIVWVVLIALVLIGILSRYI
- the acpS gene encoding holo-ACP synthase, with the protein product MIIGTGIDIVELSRIERLMNRQPNFIDRILTASEKEIFERLTGKRSVEYLAGRFAAKEAYSKANGTGIGKELSFHDMTIRTTDKGKPYFVQPNAHHVHLSISHSEHYAIAQVIIESLSS
- a CDS encoding outer membrane lipoprotein carrier protein LolA, with product MNHVIMAKGMKNLRKAWLLLLVGLVSILVLAGCGTKSKEDVTAALGAKVEEMKGYQSNAKMTLQTGAEPQVYEVQIGHNKPNYYKVNLKNAAKDQSQIIIRNDEGVFVLTPALNKSFRFHSEWPQNSSQAYLFESLVNDIKNDPEATFTATEEHYVFETKTNYQNNKLLPTQEITLRKSDLSPVSVKVMDPDKKALVLVEFSDFEFDASFDADAFDVKKNMTSARMELPTSGQVSEENDGAFTVMTPMDTPAGSVLKEQAEVETANGKRVVMTWEGDKTFTLIQEKSRYAEVPTAQFVNGHIADLGFTVGAMTDNSITWSHEGIDFTLVSKDLSQEELMMVARSMQGAAVK
- the alr gene encoding alanine racemase, with translation MSSFHRDTWVEVNLDNIYENVRAIQKHVTQDVTVIAVVKANAYGHGDAQVANTALEAGAKYLAVSFLDEAMSLRKQGVNAPILVLGASRVTDVPLAAEENITLTVFQKDWVKDAIDFYKDNQKIRLHLKLDTGMGRIGTRDKEEINEILRLVEMAPSFELEGIYTHFATADELDSDYVEKQFAKFENLLADITKNHNISMIHCGNSAATLRFPTRMFNAVRVGIAMYGLTPSPEMAPTLPFPLKEAFSLHTKLVHVKKLSQGESVSYGATYKTEDEEWIGTVPVGYADGWIRKLQGMNVLVDGKLVPIVGRICMDQFMIKLPYELPIGTNVTLIGSQNEHTISSDDVAQKLETINYEVPCMISYRVPRMFFRNGSIMEVRNYLQDKPASMN
- a CDS encoding CopG family ribbon-helix-helix protein, translated to MSESSATTEILIRLPQNLVSELDGLVKQENGNRNDLIFQATKMYLRERKKRQIRESMRRGYMEMSKINLNIASEAFLAEYEAEHTVERLVSGG